The Candidatus Methylomirabilis sp. genomic sequence GGCTTCCTCTCCCAGCACGCCGACTAGCCTGCAGTGTCCTCCGGCCACGGAGGCTATCCTGTCCTGGTCTTCCCGTTTGGCACTTAACTTCAACTCGCCAAGCTGGCCAACAAGAATGTCGGGTGCATCCGGCATCTCCTTGATGTTGGGAAGGAGTTCCCCGGAGTTGGGGGCTAGCCGAATATCGCGGCGAGAAACTCGAGGATGGTGCTGGCGGCGAGGGATTGCGTGAGGCCGATCGGGTCCAGGAAGGGGTTGGTCTCGACGAGGTCCATCCCGAGAATGCGGCCCTTCCCTGCGATGCCCCGGAGGAGGTCCCAGAGCTGCCGGTACGTGAGGCCGTCCGGCTCGGGGGAGGAGGTCCCGGGGGCGATGGCGGGGTCGAGAGCGTCGATGTCGACGGTCACGTAGTATCGGTCGAGGCGGGGGATCTTGTTCAGGACCGTAGCCACGCCAGATTCGTGCAGCTCCCGCGCCGTCACGATCAGGTTCCCTCGCCTCGACGAGTCCTCGAAGGCGTCCTGGCGGGTCCGGATCCCCCGGATCCCCACCTGGATGATGCGGGTGACGAAGGGCAGCTCCGAAATCCGCTTGATAGGGTTGCCGTTCGCGATCCGGACCCCCAGGAACTCGTCGCTGTAGTCGAGGTGGGCGTCCACGTGCAGGAGCCCGAAGGGGCCCCGCTCGGCGTAGGCCTGGACGACCGGAAACGTGATGGAGTTGTCGCCGCCCAGGACGACGGGGAAGGCCCCCCGATCGAGCAGGGCCCGGACGGCCGCGGTGATGTTCGCAAAGGTCCGCTGCCAGTCGGTATAAATAATATCCACGTCGCCGCAGTCAGCGAGCCGGAGCTTCTCCAGATAGCGGCGCCGCGCCTCCACGTCCCAGTATCCCCCCACGGCTGCCCCGCGCTCCCCGAAGGCATACCGGACCGAGTACTCCCGGATGCCCCGGGGGCCGAAGCGGGCCCCCGGCCGGAAGCCGGTCCCCTCGTCCCAGGGCACGCCCAGGATGGCCACGTCGGCCTCGAGGGTCGCCGGGTCCATGCAGACGGGGGCCTTGCAGAAGGAGGCGATGCCGGTGATGGGGAGGTTCAGCCGGGGTTCGGACACGGGCCCCTCCGGAGGCGCGCCCCTTCTACCACGCGCTCCCGGGAGGGTCAAGGGCGGCGGCCACGCTGGGGCGCCGGTTGACCCCCCTTGCCTTCCGCGCTATACATGGGGGCACCCTGCCGAGGCGGCGGGGGGCGGCGAGCCCGGGGCGGTGCGCCGCTGCGGCGGCAGGATCTACGCGGGCCGCACCCGCCCCGCGGCCGGGGAGAAAGGGGGAGCGCCGTGAAGCGATGGGCAGCGGGTGGCGTGGCACTGCTGGCGATCGTGATCCTGGCGACGA encodes the following:
- the speB gene encoding agmatinase, coding for MSEPRLNLPITGIASFCKAPVCMDPATLEADVAILGVPWDEGTGFRPGARFGPRGIREYSVRYAFGERGAAVGGYWDVEARRRYLEKLRLADCGDVDIIYTDWQRTFANITAAVRALLDRGAFPVVLGGDNSITFPVVQAYAERGPFGLLHVDAHLDYSDEFLGVRIANGNPIKRISELPFVTRIIQVGIRGIRTRQDAFEDSSRRGNLIVTARELHESGVATVLNKIPRLDRYYVTVDIDALDPAIAPGTSSPEPDGLTYRQLWDLLRGIAGKGRILGMDLVETNPFLDPIGLTQSLAASTILEFLAAIFG